In Lactobacillus sp. PV012, one genomic interval encodes:
- a CDS encoding GTP pyrophosphokinase: MQENIYGDYQPVLAEILAETLDKLEEIKDDYQTETGDRLYEHLIGRVKTPKSMIEKCQRKNLPLNVRSALKENKDSIGVRIVCNFIDDIYTWIDIIEHLNNVAIVKQKDYITHAKPNGYRSYHLILEVTYPVADIDGNDPGQYFIEVQLRTIAMDTWASLEHEMKYKHTINNPEMIGQELKRVADELASCDVSMQTIRQLIREDD, from the coding sequence ATGCAAGAAAATATTTATGGAGATTACCAGCCAGTATTAGCTGAAATTTTAGCTGAGACTTTAGATAAATTAGAAGAAATTAAGGATGACTATCAAACAGAAACGGGAGATCGTTTATACGAACACTTAATTGGAAGAGTGAAAACTCCTAAAAGTATGATTGAAAAATGTCAAAGAAAGAATTTACCATTAAATGTTCGCTCCGCTTTAAAGGAAAATAAAGACAGTATTGGTGTTAGAATTGTATGCAATTTTATTGATGATATTTATACTTGGATTGATATAATTGAACATTTAAATAATGTAGCAATTGTAAAACAAAAAGACTACATTACACATGCTAAACCAAATGGCTATCGTTCATATCACTTGATTTTAGAAGTCACTTATCCAGTAGCTGATATTGATGGTAATGATCCAGGTCAATACTTTATTGAGGTGCAACTAAGAACAATTGCAATGGATACTTGGGCTAGTTTGGAACATGAAATGAAGTATAAGCATACAATTAATAATCCAGAGATGATTGGACAAGAATTAAAAAGAGTAGCTGATGAATTAGCTTCTTGTGATGTAAGTATGCAGACAATTAGACAATTAATCAGAGAGGATGATTAA
- a CDS encoding response regulator transcription factor, whose protein sequence is MKILIAEDEEQLSHVLVAAMQHEGHEVTAVENGKEAVEKVSKNSYDIIILDIMMPVMDGITALKKIRESGNKSYILMLTAKSEIDDRVLGLDTGADDYLTKPFSLKELLARLRSKKRRDDTYTPDEIKIGDLCLNVPEQELISENSIRLNSKETQVMNYLLLNQGKEISTQEIFNQVWKNEDDVTSEIVWIYISYLRQKLRSIQSEIKILGEKDGSFKIEG, encoded by the coding sequence TTGAAGATTTTGATTGCAGAAGATGAAGAGCAATTATCTCATGTTTTAGTAGCAGCTATGCAACATGAGGGTCATGAAGTAACAGCTGTTGAAAATGGTAAAGAAGCCGTTGAAAAGGTAAGTAAAAATAGCTACGATATTATTATTTTAGATATCATGATGCCAGTAATGGATGGAATTACTGCCTTAAAAAAGATTCGTGAAAGTGGTAATAAAAGTTATATCTTAATGTTAACGGCTAAGTCAGAAATTGATGATCGTGTTTTAGGGCTTGATACAGGAGCTGATGATTATCTAACTAAGCCATTTTCTTTAAAGGAACTACTTGCACGTTTACGGTCAAAGAAACGGCGTGATGATACTTATACTCCTGATGAAATTAAAATTGGAGATTTGTGTTTAAATGTTCCAGAACAAGAATTGATTAGCGAAAATTCAATTCGCTTAAATAGCAAAGAAACACAAGTAATGAATTATTTATTATTAAACCAAGGAAAAGAAATTTCTACTCAGGAAATTTTTAATCAAGTTTGGAAAAATGAAGATGACGTTACCAGTGAAATCGTTTGGATTTATATCTCTTACTTGCGACAAAAATTGCGTTCAATTCAAAGTGAAATTAAAATCTTAGGAGAAAAGGATGGTAGTTTTAAAATTGAAGGGTAG
- a CDS encoding sensor histidine kinase, with protein sequence MIQKFRWKFIYLSITSLAIVLFFTMGTLLFFSYHQSSGEVNRVLTALDKNHGHLTPQNAQPVFGNQNDVINRNFGAGTYNPEAVYQYRYFTVGVTPQNTVQIMNDENVDGISKKQIKQVAQKIISKKNIANRVKIGKNIYAFRITKNELGNRMIIFLNESLIFNRFWILVKIAGVLSVVALIIFATVLILISKKAIGPIIRTYKKQKEFITNAGHELKTPLAIISANTEMQEMLGEDSEWVESTKQQTQRLTQLINNLIAMARTGETKEVVVSKVNFSQIVKEVTQSFKSLMEQKGLHYNAQIATDLNVWGEKHSLNELVNILLDNACKYCDLDGKISINLRRGRIGKQAILSISNTYAAGAGLDYKSFFERFYREDKSHNSKKSGFGIGLAMAKEMVESFGGKINVSYKNSQITFTVLLKLVNKKA encoded by the coding sequence ATGATTCAAAAATTTAGGTGGAAATTTATTTATCTCTCAATTACTTCTTTAGCAATAGTTTTATTTTTTACCATGGGAACACTACTATTTTTTAGTTATCATCAAAGTAGTGGTGAAGTCAATCGAGTTTTAACGGCTCTTGACAAAAATCATGGTCACTTAACCCCGCAAAATGCTCAACCCGTTTTTGGCAATCAAAATGATGTAATTAATCGTAATTTTGGGGCAGGCACTTATAATCCAGAGGCAGTTTATCAATATCGTTATTTCACGGTAGGCGTAACTCCACAAAATACTGTTCAAATTATGAATGATGAGAATGTTGATGGTATTTCTAAAAAACAAATTAAACAGGTAGCCCAAAAAATTATTAGTAAAAAGAATATAGCGAATCGGGTTAAAATTGGCAAAAATATTTATGCCTTTAGAATTACTAAAAATGAATTAGGAAATCGAATGATTATTTTTTTAAATGAATCATTGATCTTTAATCGTTTTTGGATTTTAGTGAAAATTGCCGGTGTATTAAGTGTTGTAGCTTTGATTATCTTTGCAACAGTTTTAATTTTAATTTCAAAAAAGGCAATTGGTCCAATTATTCGTACCTATAAAAAACAAAAAGAATTTATTACTAATGCAGGGCATGAATTAAAGACGCCGTTAGCGATTATCTCTGCTAATACTGAAATGCAGGAAATGCTAGGAGAAGACTCTGAGTGGGTTGAAAGTACCAAACAACAAACTCAGCGGCTAACCCAATTAATTAATAATTTAATTGCTATGGCACGAACAGGAGAAACTAAAGAAGTTGTAGTAAGTAAAGTGAATTTTTCTCAAATTGTTAAAGAAGTTACCCAAAGCTTTAAGTCCCTTATGGAGCAAAAGGGTCTTCATTACAATGCACAGATTGCTACAGATTTAAATGTTTGGGGAGAAAAACATTCATTAAATGAATTAGTAAACATTTTACTAGATAATGCGTGCAAATACTGTGATCTCGATGGCAAAATATCAATTAATTTACGCCGGGGACGAATAGGGAAACAAGCTATTTTGTCTATTTCAAATACCTATGCTGCAGGAGCTGGTTTAGATTATAAATCATTTTTTGAACGATTTTATCGAGAAGATAAGTCTCATAATTCTAAAAAGTCAGGTTTTGGTATTGGTTTAGCAATGGCAAAAGAAATGGTAGAAAGTTTTGGTGGAAAAATAAACGTTTCTTACAAAAATAGTCAAATTACTTTCACTGTTTTATTGAAGTTGGTAAATAAAAAAGCATAG